TGCATCGGTACGAAGGACGCCTCGTGCGTGGACGTTTGCCCTGTCGACTGCATTCATCCGGGTCCAGACGCGCCCGAGCATGAGGCGGCCGACATGCTCTACATCGACCCCGTGGAGTGCATCGACTGCGGCGCCTGTGAGCCGGTATGTCCCGTGACGGCCATCTTCCCGGACTTTGACGTGCCCGAGGAGTGGGCGCACTACACGGAGATCAACGCGGACTACTTCGCGTAGCCGGGCGCTCTGCGGCTAGCCGGCACCCTTGTGCATGACAGCCAGCGCCTCATACGAGGGTCGGGGCGAGCCGTCGGGGCGCAGGACGCCGAAGGGGAATTTCTCGTCTTCCGGTCCCACGACGGATTGGAAGTTGAGATTCCACACGAAGGCGTGGGTGATGTAGTCGTATTGCTCGCGCACGAGCCGGATGGCATCGACGAGAAACTCCGCCTGATCGGCCTCGGAATTGTCGACGCCGTAGCCGTAGGCCGGGTCCTGATTGGCGGTTGACCAGCCAAACTCGGTGATCCAGATGGGCTTTGCCCCGTCGCCGAACTCCTCCATGACCGCCCGGTGCTGCGTGAAGCGCTGGAAGTAGAAGCTCGCATGACCGTTCCAGCCGTCGCCGCGCGGAGATCCGATCTCCTGGCGCGGAGCATTGTTGAATCCCCCCGGGTGGATGCCCCAGGCGTCGAATCCGTCGCGGACGATGCCGTCGTTGTACTCATACATGCGGCGGAGGAACGACACATCGTCCACGGCCTGCACCTGCTGGTCGGGAATGTCGACATCGCCGGCGGGTGTGAGGGCGCCTCCAATGGTCACGGCGTTGGGATCGCCGGCGCGCACTCCGCGGTGGCCAGCCAGGAGCAGCTCCACAAACTCCCCGGCGTTGATGCGTCCGTAGCCCCACTCGCGTGAGAGATTGGCCTCGTTCCACAGCTCATAGGCCTGCACGGCGCCCCGATACCGGGACGAAATGACCTGCATGAAGTCCTCGAAGTCCTTGGGATCGGCTGGAGGGCCGTGCGCCCCCTCGCCGAGCGCCCAGCCGGGCGCGCGCACGACGCTCAGCATCAGGTTCAATCCGGCGGCCGAAGTGGCGGTCACAATCTTGTCCAGCTCCCGCCAGTCGTAGCCGCCCTTTTCGATCGGCTCGGTCTGGCTCCATTCCACCTGCTGCTTGAGCCAGTTGAATCCGGCGTCGAGCGTCCGGCTGACAATGAGGTCGCGGTCCTGGTTATAGATATGAGCCTGAAAGCCATAGCCATCGAGGCGGCGAAGCGCCGCGTCGGGGTCATTCGGATCGGGAGTCGGCACCGCCGGACTTGGCGCGACCGGGGCCGGGGTGTCGGGACTTGGCGTAGCCGGGTCCGGCGTGGCTGGGACTGGCGTAGATGGGCTCGGCGTGAGGACCTTAGGCGTGAGCACGCCCGCGGTGACCGCGGAGCCCGCCTGCGTCGGCGTCGGCTCGGCGGGTGCGGAAACGGTAGCGGCGTCGGTCACCCCGTTTCCGGATTCGCCACAGGCCAGAGTGGCCGCTCCGGCCGCGAGGACGGTCAGCAAGCGTCGCCTCGACCACCGGCGCGGCATGGAAATCGGCAACGTGCGACGTATCCTTGAGTACAAACCGCGTGGATGGTATCAAGGCGGGGATGGCGCGCCGGCGACCGCCAACCCGCGTCTCCCAACCAACCGTCGCTAGAGGAAGGTCCGCATGGCCCAGCGCAGATACGGGAATTCAGTCCTTGGCATAGGCGTAATCTTGGTGATCGCAGTGATCATCATCGGGCTGTTCAGCGTCCGCTTCGTGGGCGTTGGCGAGGTCGGCGTGATTCACACGTTCGGCGTCGTGGACCCGGTACCAAAGCCGCAGGGCCTGCTGCTGAAGCTGCCGTGGGCGACGCTGGACACCTACAGCGTGCGGACGCAGTCGATCACGATGAGCTCGCGCGCCGAGGAAGTCGGAGTCTCCGATCAGACCGTGCGGACGCTGACCTCCGAAGGGTTGTCGGTCGGCCTCGACATCACGACGCTCTTCGTGCTCACTTTCGCCAATGCGCCGGAGGTGCGCAATAACGTCGGTCCAGAAGGCGTCTACCAGGAAATCATTGTTCGGCCGGCCATTCGGGACGCGATTCGCGACGTGGTGGCGCAATACACGGCCGAGGCGCTGTACACGACGGCTCGCGAGGAAATCAGCAGCCGCATCCAGGCCCAGTTGGACGAGTTGCTCAATCCGCGCGGCGTCTCCATCCAGAATGTGCTGTTGCGCGACGTGACCCTGCCGGCGGTGATCACCCAGGCCATCGAGAACAAGCTGGCCGCCGAGCAAGCGATTCAGGAACGCCGCTTCCGGGTCGACGAGGCCAAGGAAGAGGCCCAGCGCCGGATCGAGGAGGCGAACGGTATCGCCGAGGCCAACCGGCGGATCAACGAGTCGCTCACCGCGGCAGTGCTGCAGGACAAGTACATCCAGGCGCTGCGCGAGATGGGCTCGGGCAGCGTGGTGTACGTGCCCACGAATCCGGAAACCGGGCTGCCGGTGATCCTGGGCACCCCGGAGCTCGGATCGAACTGACGGCTGACGGAAACGTCCAAGTCGTAGGGCGGGATGCCGCCGGGCTCGACCCGGCGGCGATGGGCGATTAGCTCAGCTGGGAGAGCGCTACGTTTACACCGTAGAAGTCGCAGGTTCGAGTCCTGCATCGCCCACCGTATGCAGCCCGAATATTCTCTACGTGCAACGCACGCCCCGTCAGCAGTCGTGCATTCACTCGCGAGAGATGCCGCACGAGCTGACTCCGAAAAGGACTTGCGGTGCGTGGGCCCTTTAGATTTGGCCGTTGCGCTCTGCCACCACGGACGTGCCAGGTGCGAACGTGATCGACGGCGTGCGACCCTAATGGGCACCGATTTCGTTATGCAAGGTCGCGAGCGATGACGACCGAGCACCTGGGCGGACGCTACTTCGCCGATGCACTCGACGGTCGCGTGGACATCACCGACAGCTACGAGGTGTTGGGCGACCTTCCGAATCTTGTGGGCGTCTCATCGGGAGAGGAAGACGAGATCGTCGATCAGATTCGCCGACTGATTCAGGATGAGGGGGGTGGAGTCGCAACAATCGGCGGCACGGCCGCGCCGGCCACCGCAGACGCAAACAATCTATATCACGCCGATCTCATCGCCGCGGTCGACGGAACAGACGCCGTCGCCCCTCTGAGATTCGTCGCGGATACGCTCTACGCCGTCGGAATGGTGCGGGTGACGCCGCGGACGCACCATCAGCCCAAGGCGTTTGTGACGCGAACAAGGGCGTCACATTCAGCCTCCCAGAGTCTCCCGAGTGGCAACTTGAGTGACGCCGTCCAGCGCTGGAGTGAGCACCTTCGCGGTGCTCGAGAGCATGAGAGATCGTGGACGAGCACATTTAGAGAGTACGGGGAACGCGAAGTCGCGCTCGACTGGCTGAGGGGTGATGACGCCAGATTCGTTCTGGTTGATGGCCCAATAATCACCCAGAACATGCTTACGCAAGATCGGGCCCGCGGCCTGCTCCAGAACTTGGTCGCAACTCGGCGCGCAATCGGGTTTATCAAGGAGCTAACTGCTAACCCCTTGCTTACTGCGATCGGGTATGCGCTTCGACCGGACGAGGTCTTTGTGCTGAGCGACTGGAGGAATATTCTGTCCGACCGCTTCGGTGCAAGGCAGAGACATATCGGGACATGGGTCGAGCAACATGGAGAGGCAATTGTTAGGGCCGTCTACAAAGTCCGCAACCGGGCGTTCGCCGTCGAGTGTCACATCGAGCGACTGCCACTCGCATTCGCAATCCTCGAACACGACAACGGGGGAGCGCTGGACCATGACATCCCAATGCTGCTGCAAATCGCCGACAACCATGTGCGGTCACGATTTAACGGCAACCGCGCGCGTGAGGAAGTGATTGCACGCTTCGCTTCATCCGAGCCGAGTCGATTCCTTGCCCTTACAAGCGAGAGGGGATTGCGTTGACCCAATTGATCCAGGTAGCCGACGACCAAAACACTCCCACCGACATCGTCAGGTTGGTGACGGGTGGGGAAGAAGAACTCCTTCCGCTCTTCACCTATGTGATTTCGGAATCACAATCAGATCGCTTCTTCCTCCAGATCGCAACTCCGAATCGCAATCTCAGCCGCTTTTCCCCCCATCCGTTCGACGCCATCTCGTTGGCACAGATACTGTCGCTTCTCGGTGAACGCGGATACGCCACCGATGCGATAGTCGCGAACGTGACGTACTACGACGCAAAAGTCGAGGCGATCATGCGGGACGAACAGGCCGTGACAGCGTTTACTCGCCCGACGACTGGCGCCGTTTGCCGACCAGCCACGACCGGCGAGATAACGGCCTGCCTCGAATTGCCAGCCGGGAACGGGCCGGCGACCCGAATCGGTCACTTAGCACAGTCGGGGGACGCAGATGTTCCAGTGCACGTCGACGATCGAGTCCTCAATCACCACGCATTGGTGGCGGGAGCAACAGGATCTGGCAAATCACACCTCCTTTCGAATATTGCGCACGCCGCCGCCCACATGGACCGGTGCGTAATCCTGTTCGACCACAAGCCAGATCACCAAGACCATCACGAAGAAAACAACGAAGCAGCGTATTCCAAGGCATTCAATCTCAATGGTACCGGGAGTGATTCAGTACGGTATTGGACGCTGGATGAGGACGACCAAAACTCATCTGCTAGGCTGATCAGCGCCCAGGCATCAGAACTTGATAGGGCCATACTTGCCGGAACTATCTTTTATCGTGGCGGTGAGGAGAATCAGGCCGAAACATTTGAGCTTATAACCTCTGATTTCGCGGACAATCAGCAATCAACATGGACTATCCACGACCTCACCGACTACATCCGCAACAATAACAACGCCACGCTGAGTAATCGAGTATTGGGTGCTGGTGGCGGTAGCCTAAACCCACAAACTATGAATGCGATCCGGTGGAAAATCCGGGCTCCAGGGCGTATCCCTCAGTTCCTCGATCCCAGGCCGACGCCAGATTGGCAAGGGAGACGCCGCGAGACTGGTGACATCTCCGACATATTTGCGCCCGGGTTGAATGTTATCCGCATCAACGAGGAGAACGCGCGTGGCTATGCACTCTTTTTGGACCAGCTCCTGAGGCGAGCTGCATCCATTCGCAGTATCACTATGCAAGGAAATACGCAAGAGACGCCAGCATTAGAAGTGATCATCGACGAAGCTTCGGATATTTTTGCAGCCGAATCCCGCCATTTGCGTGAGGCAGCAAGCAGTGCCCTAGCGGAACAGATTCGAAAAGGGCGCTCACTTCACATCGGCTACCTAATCTCCGTGCAGAGTGCCGGAGACGTACCTGATCGAATTCGGAATAATCTCAACACTACGATCATTGGAAGACACCGAAACTTGAGCGTATTGCGCGACGCTTTGCCTACAGCCAGAACTGAAATGCTCGATCAGGCAGACAAATTGAACCCCGGTGAGATGTTTGTTGACATGTTCTCTGTGCGCTCACTGCTTTCGTGCAAGATGGATTTGTCGCCGTCAAAGCTGACCGTTGCCGAGTGAGCGGTGTGAGCCAGCGATGGATTAGGTACCTCCGGCGTAGGACGGGAGACCCCGGCCTAGTACTCGTTGAGCAGGGTCGGCGGATAGGCAAAGCACGGAGGGAACTGTCCTCGGACCGCTATCGCGAGGTGCTCGCGCACGCTGGGCTGAGCGAGCGCGACGCCGAGGCTCTGGCGGGCTACGCCGCTGTGCTGGGGCCGCTAGTCGAAGCGCAGCCTGACGTCCGACTGCCCTTTCGTGCCAGGACGCTGGCAGCGCTAGCGGATCAACCGCTGGACGTGCTCGTACAAGCTGCACAGGCTGGATCGATCCAACCGTCAATGACCGAGGCGGATGCAAAGTCCCTCACGCCGACGGCCAGCGCCTCCGTAGCATCGGTGATTCGGCCAAGCGATAGCTGGAACTTCGGGCGCCTTCAATGGCCCAGGATCGACGGCGAGAATGGATATGGCTACATACCCGGAGATCTCTACGCCAACTGCCTGTGGTACTACGCACGTAATGGCGATGTCGTAGTCGACCCGATGGCCGGTTCTGGCATGTTGCAGCGGGTGTGGGATGATCGCGACCTCTGGCTCGGCACCAATGCGGTCGAGTTGGAAATCGTAATGTCCGACCTCGCACCGCGCGGCCCGTACCGGGAATTGATTCAGAAGTGTGACCTACTACAGAGGTTTCCGGTACCAAGAGCCGACTACGTCATACTCGACCCACCCTACTGCGAGATCGTTTCTGGCCAGTACTCTGACCTTGAGTCTGACTTGGCAAACATGTCGCCTGATCGGTGGCGCGAGGCCATGGAGGTGGTCGCGCGCCGTCTGCGGGAGGCTCAGATTGAAGGCGGACGCTGCACGGTAATCGTGCCCAACTGGCGCGGGCTCGCTAGCGGCCAACGACTACTGTTTCCCGAAATGGTTCGTCGGACTTGGTTGCGGATGGGCTACGAGTTGTACGACGTGGTCTATTCGTCACGCCGCATTCAGCGCCGGCAGGGTCGCCGAATCGCGATTCTCAACAATCAGGCCCGCCGATCACGCGTTCCCCTCACAGACATTTCGGAAGTGCTTACCTTCGTAGCCAAGTAGCCGTGCGGCCGTCCGGTGTTTGCATTTCGCTGGCTTCACGACATACGAGCTGGAGTGTAGTGGGCAACTGCGCCAACGGCGGTCCAATAGTCTGACAAGAGATTCTGCTCGCATTGGCGGTCGTTGCCACGGGGACCAGGACGCATCCGTGCGGCAAAGGAGCGGCGCAAGTGGTGCAGCAACCCCCCAGGCCAGTTGGCTTGGGTCGGCGGGCAACCGATCTGTGCAGCCGAAGGGACGAGCTTTCGCCCTTGTGGGCGGCTAGAAAGTATGCCCAATCGCCAAGCGCTTGCAGGTGCTATCCGAGTAGCAATTCCCAAGAACGCAAACAACGCAGGAGTTCGCAGTACAGTGGGTACAGACCCAGCGGTGCCGCGCCATTACCCCTCGGGACCGCGCGCCTGGCGAGATAGCTCAGTCGGTAGAGCAGTGGACCAAAAGTCCATGTGTCGCCAGTTCGATTCTAGCTCTCGGCACCACCGACGCTTAACCCGCGCGGCCGCGCCGGAAGGTCTGGTCTCTCTCGGCGCCCGGAATGACAGATCGGTAGTGCGCAAGGTGATGGCGCGGCACGAGCGACCAATCGCCCAATAGACCGGCGACTCCCAAGCACCCGGGCACGCAACACGATCAGCTGGGGGCCGTCGTCATCGCTCAACTTCGGTGATCCGTGACAGGTCGATGGGACACTTGACCCGAGGTCGCTCGTTCCGCCAAGCGTCCCGAAGGCGGCGGCCGCAGCCGCGAAGGAATCGGCACCAGCGAATTCGGCATGCCTTACGCGAGGCCTAGCCCCTCATCGCCAACGCAAACGGCGGAGATTGGGCTGCCGGCTAGGCCGCAGCTGTCTAGCTCCGAACCTCAAGCAGCGCCAGAATTGGCTCGACATGTGCGTGTGTGGGCAGAGGCTCCCGCCGATCCCACCAACGAAAGTCTCTGATTTCGGCTGCAATCCGCACCTCGCCGTCCGCCTCGACAAGGAAGACGTGGTGCCTGTTCACAGAGCTCGCCCACTGGAACAGGTATTCCACTCGTGTCGCCGTGAGGCCCGTTTCCTCGAGCAGCTCTCGAACCGCCGCTTCCGCAGGCCGCTCCCCCGGCTCGATGCCTCCGCCTGGTATCGAGAAGTCGCCGGACCCGCCCCGGACGAGCAGCACGTGGCCATTTCGAATGACGACCACGGTGGCCCGCTGGCGGAGTCCATCAGTCGGGGGCGCCGGGTGCACGCACTCGTATTCCCAGCGCCAGCGGCGTAGGTGTCGCCCCGCCTCCAAATCTCCATCACCCCAGACGCGATAGAACAGATCACCGACTTCGTACGGCTGTTGGTGTAATGTGCGCCCGTCCCAGGTGACGATGCGGGGGTCGCCTGGATCCCACGCGGGCGTGCACGCATCGAGACCCGATTGCTGGTCAGGAGTCGTGCCGTCGGCGGCGGATACCGCGGATACCGAAAGAGTCGCGGCGACCAGAATGGCCGTCACCATGCAGGCAACCCGCCTCATGCTCACCGCCTCGTCATCTCTCCGACGTGCTTGCACATCTGACCAGAATGATGTGATTAACGATCATTCGTCACAATGGCACAAGAACCGCAGCCTGGTTGCAACCCGCACCCGGCCCGAAGACCGGGCGCAACTATGGAATCGGTGCGACGAACCCTTGTCAACGACTTCGCGCGCTGTCACTGGCCCTCGGATGACGGACTTCCCTCGGATTGAAGACTCGAGCATACGGTGGCGGAGTGAGCTGCACCGACGATTCTCAGCGGTAGACCCGTAGTACAGTGCAGGCTCGCCCACCGGCATCGCGCGATGACCCGTTGGGGCCGTGCGCATGGCGAGATAGCTCAGTCGGTAGAGCAGTGGACTGAAAATCCATGTGTCGCCAGTTCGATTCTGGCTCTCGCCACCAGGAAGTTTTCCTATCCGATTGGCGCAGGGCGCAGGTGGTGCGCTCCACGGACTCAACCAGGCGCTAGATTCCTGCCTTCGGAGTCCCCTGCCGAGTCCGGTACGGGCGGGGATGCGACCCACCCGACCGCAAGCATCCGGCGCGCGCCCCAGGTTCAGTGAAGGTGCATTCCCGCCTTCGGAGACCTTTGCAAAACCCGGCCAAGCTTGAGGAAGACCGGGCGAACCCCATCCGCGGCCAGGTTCAATGATGGGTGGATTCCCGCATTCGCGGGAATGACGAGGGGCTACGAACAGGTCGGCCCAATCGCGGGCGTGCCGCGTCGGGTCGCCGACTCGTCGAGTCCGAACCGGCGGTGCTAGCAGCCGCTGTAGATGGTCATGCTGGGCAGGCAGCCGAAGTTGATCTTGGTGGTCTGAATCGTGACGTCCTGCAC
Above is a window of Chloroflexota bacterium DNA encoding:
- a CDS encoding ferredoxin family protein codes for the protein MTYVIAEPCIGTKDASCVDVCPVDCIHPGPDAPEHEAADMLYIDPVECIDCGACEPVCPVTAIFPDFDVPEEWAHYTEINADYFA
- a CDS encoding prohibitin family protein; this encodes MIAVIIIGLFSVRFVGVGEVGVIHTFGVVDPVPKPQGLLLKLPWATLDTYSVRTQSITMSSRAEEVGVSDQTVRTLTSEGLSVGLDITTLFVLTFANAPEVRNNVGPEGVYQEIIVRPAIRDAIRDVVAQYTAEALYTTAREEISSRIQAQLDELLNPRGVSIQNVLLRDVTLPAVITQAIENKLAAEQAIQERRFRVDEAKEEAQRRIEEANGIAEANRRINESLTAAVLQDKYIQALREMGSGSVVYVPTNPETGLPVILGTPELGSN
- a CDS encoding DUF87 domain-containing protein, which gives rise to MTQLIQVADDQNTPTDIVRLVTGGEEELLPLFTYVISESQSDRFFLQIATPNRNLSRFSPHPFDAISLAQILSLLGERGYATDAIVANVTYYDAKVEAIMRDEQAVTAFTRPTTGAVCRPATTGEITACLELPAGNGPATRIGHLAQSGDADVPVHVDDRVLNHHALVAGATGSGKSHLLSNIAHAAAHMDRCVILFDHKPDHQDHHEENNEAAYSKAFNLNGTGSDSVRYWTLDEDDQNSSARLISAQASELDRAILAGTIFYRGGEENQAETFELITSDFADNQQSTWTIHDLTDYIRNNNNATLSNRVLGAGGGSLNPQTMNAIRWKIRAPGRIPQFLDPRPTPDWQGRRRETGDISDIFAPGLNVIRINEENARGYALFLDQLLRRAASIRSITMQGNTQETPALEVIIDEASDIFAAESRHLREAASSALAEQIRKGRSLHIGYLISVQSAGDVPDRIRNNLNTTIIGRHRNLSVLRDALPTARTEMLDQADKLNPGEMFVDMFSVRSLLSCKMDLSPSKLTVAE
- a CDS encoding NUDIX domain-containing protein, which codes for MVTAILVAATLSVSAVSAADGTTPDQQSGLDACTPAWDPGDPRIVTWDGRTLHQQPYEVGDLFYRVWGDGDLEAGRHLRRWRWEYECVHPAPPTDGLRQRATVVVIRNGHVLLVRGGSGDFSIPGGGIEPGERPAEAAVRELLEETGLTATRVEYLFQWASSVNRHHVFLVEADGEVRIAAEIRDFRWWDRREPLPTHAHVEPILALLEVRS